A section of the Bradyrhizobium oligotrophicum S58 genome encodes:
- a CDS encoding efflux RND transporter periplasmic adaptor subunit has translation MNTLRLLATVALGAGIGLGGYWSTRTSPSSLHTPFAAAAADRVPLYYRDPSGAPAWSASPRKDDRGRDYLPVYDDDQAAPEPAKPKQQADASRKILYYRNPMGLPDTSATPKKDPMGMNYVPVYEGDDADDGVVKLSPGKIQRTGVRSTPVERRTLQIAVKAPGTIQLDERRVSVIAMRAESFVQKVADVTTGTRVKAGQPLMEIYSSAIAAATAEYLSTINSNLVGGNVSYGRGSRQRLTNLDVPEPVITAMEKSRIAPVTVQWSAPRDGIVLERNAIEGMRANPGDVLFRIADISVVWALVDVAERDLGSIAVGQPVTIRARSFPGRSFTGSIAVIYPQVNKDTRTARVRIELANPDLALLPDMYVDAEIDTAASTPVLAVPDNAVLDTGSRQAVLVDKGEGRYEPRAVKLGRRGGSYIEVRDGLSDGEAVVTSANFLIDAESNLKAALKSFAEAGESQPADGDHAGMGEHK, from the coding sequence ATGAACACATTGCGTTTGCTCGCGACCGTCGCACTCGGGGCCGGCATTGGTCTGGGCGGATATTGGTCGACCCGAACGTCGCCCTCGTCTCTTCACACCCCTTTCGCTGCCGCGGCTGCCGATCGGGTGCCGCTCTATTATCGCGATCCGAGCGGAGCTCCGGCGTGGTCCGCGAGCCCCAGGAAGGATGATCGCGGGCGGGACTACCTGCCGGTCTACGACGACGATCAAGCAGCGCCGGAGCCTGCGAAGCCAAAGCAGCAGGCGGACGCGTCACGCAAGATTCTGTACTACCGCAATCCGATGGGCCTGCCGGACACGTCTGCCACCCCCAAGAAGGATCCGATGGGGATGAACTACGTTCCCGTCTACGAAGGCGACGATGCCGATGATGGCGTAGTCAAGCTTTCGCCCGGCAAGATCCAGCGCACCGGCGTGAGATCGACGCCGGTCGAGCGGCGCACGCTCCAAATTGCCGTCAAGGCGCCCGGCACGATCCAGCTCGACGAGCGCCGTGTCTCCGTGATTGCGATGCGAGCTGAAAGCTTCGTCCAGAAGGTGGCCGACGTGACCACGGGCACCCGCGTCAAGGCCGGCCAGCCGCTGATGGAGATCTACAGCTCCGCCATCGCTGCGGCTACGGCGGAATATCTCTCCACCATCAATTCCAACCTCGTCGGCGGTAACGTATCCTACGGCCGCGGCTCGCGCCAACGCCTGACCAATCTGGACGTCCCGGAGCCGGTCATCACTGCGATGGAGAAATCGCGCATCGCCCCCGTCACGGTGCAATGGTCGGCGCCGCGTGACGGCATCGTGCTCGAGCGCAACGCGATCGAAGGCATGCGCGCCAATCCGGGCGACGTGCTGTTCCGGATCGCGGACATCTCGGTGGTCTGGGCGTTGGTGGACGTCGCCGAGCGCGACCTCGGCAGCATCGCGGTTGGACAGCCGGTCACGATCCGCGCGCGCAGCTTTCCCGGACGCAGCTTCACTGGCTCGATCGCGGTCATCTACCCGCAGGTGAACAAGGACACGCGGACGGCGCGCGTGCGGATCGAATTGGCCAATCCCGACCTCGCTCTGCTGCCCGACATGTATGTCGACGCCGAGATCGACACCGCCGCCTCGACCCCCGTGCTGGCCGTACCGGACAATGCCGTGCTCGACACCGGCAGCCGTCAGGCCGTTCTCGTCGACAAGGGCGAAGGCCGCTACGAGCCGCGCGCCGTGAAGCTCGGCCGCCGCGGCGGCAGCTATATCGAGGTCCGCGACGGCCTGTCGGATGGCGAGGCGGTGGTCACGTCCGCCAACTTCCTGATCGACGCCGAAAGCAACCTGAAGGCCGCGCTGAAGAGCTTCGCAGAAGCAGGTGAATCGCAGCCTGCCGACGGCGACCACGCCGGGATGGGAGAGCACAAATGA
- a CDS encoding FixH family protein, whose product MLSRISIAALAATLSLAASAAMAGAGDYTFEPLNPEMKKGDDVTLAIRLTNKQTGKAVTDAVIFKTRVDMAPDGMADMESPVAPLPSKEPGIYAFKTDLPMAGRYQVTLSAKVQGEPETVTGKVIVKATK is encoded by the coding sequence ATGCTTTCCAGAATCAGCATCGCGGCGCTCGCCGCCACCCTTTCGCTTGCCGCATCGGCCGCCATGGCAGGCGCCGGCGACTACACGTTCGAGCCGCTCAATCCGGAGATGAAGAAGGGCGACGACGTCACGCTCGCCATTCGTCTCACCAACAAGCAGACCGGCAAGGCCGTCACTGACGCGGTCATTTTCAAGACCCGGGTCGACATGGCTCCGGACGGCATGGCCGACATGGAATCGCCGGTGGCGCCGCTGCCGTCCAAGGAGCCGGGCATCTACGCCTTCAAGACCGACCTGCCGATGGCCGGCCGCTACCAGGTCACGCTCTCGGCCAAGGTGCAGGGCGAGCCGGAGACCGTCACCGGCAAGGTCATCGTCAAGGCGACGAAGTGA
- a CDS encoding gamma-glutamyltransferase: MIQSLYGAFGSCLVAGRTGVVLQNRSAYFSLDPDHPNRLEPGKIPLHTLIASIAKRDGRLWSVLGCMGADGQPQIQLQLYSAMIDHGLDIQEAIEMPRFLSGRLGLGEARDTLHLEGRFPEDAVGALLQRGHIINRWGAWNEMAGHAHSIALDPQSGTLAGGADPRRDGAALGW, translated from the coding sequence CTGATCCAGAGCCTGTATGGCGCCTTCGGCTCGTGCCTGGTCGCGGGCCGCACCGGTGTCGTACTCCAGAACCGTAGCGCGTATTTCTCGCTCGATCCCGATCATCCCAATCGGCTCGAGCCCGGCAAGATTCCCTTGCACACCTTGATCGCCTCAATCGCAAAGCGCGACGGCAGATTGTGGTCCGTGCTCGGCTGCATGGGGGCGGACGGACAGCCGCAGATCCAGTTGCAGCTCTATTCGGCGATGATTGATCACGGCCTCGACATCCAGGAGGCGATCGAAATGCCGCGCTTCCTGTCCGGCCGCCTCGGCCTTGGTGAAGCCCGCGATACCCTGCACCTTGAGGGCCGTTTTCCCGAAGACGCAGTGGGTGCGCTTCTGCAAAGAGGACACATCATCAATCGCTGGGGCGCATGGAACGAGATGGCCGGCCACGCGCACAGCATTGCGCTCGATCCGCAGAGTGGCACATTGGCCGGAGGGGCTGATCCGCGCCGTGACGGCGCTGCGCTTGGATGGTAG
- a CDS encoding aldo/keto reductase codes for MAQACRKEEISLIPFSPLGGGVLSGKYNGGKLPEGARFSNYLKMGGRQATMARRFVNDKTLASTERFATIAAEAGISVVTLATAWSKQHDFVASTIVGATHPDQLDDILAAADLTLDPDVLAKIDTVSKEILYPMG; via the coding sequence TTGGCGCAGGCCTGCCGCAAGGAGGAGATCAGCCTGATCCCGTTCTCGCCGCTCGGCGGCGGCGTGCTGTCTGGCAAGTACAATGGCGGCAAGCTGCCGGAGGGCGCGCGTTTCAGCAACTACCTCAAAATGGGCGGCCGTCAGGCGACGATGGCGCGGCGGTTCGTCAACGACAAGACCCTGGCCTCGACCGAGCGCTTCGCCACGATCGCCGCGGAGGCCGGGATCTCCGTGGTCACCCTGGCCACGGCGTGGAGCAAGCAGCATGACTTCGTCGCCTCGACCATCGTCGGCGCGACTCATCCCGACCAGCTCGACGACATCCTGGCGGCCGCCGACCTGACCTTGGACCCGGACGTCCTCGCCAAGATCGACACAGTGTCGAAGGAGATCCTCTACCCGATGGGCTAA
- a CDS encoding HU family DNA-binding protein, with protein sequence MAKMTKTQLIDAIADGTQITKGDVKQVIDYMATVGYKELNESGEFVVPGFVKMSVVNKPATEARMGINPFTKEPMQFAAKPASKSVKASPLKAAKDAV encoded by the coding sequence ATGGCCAAGATGACCAAGACCCAACTGATCGACGCAATTGCAGATGGCACGCAGATCACCAAAGGTGATGTGAAGCAGGTCATCGATTACATGGCGACCGTCGGCTACAAGGAGCTGAACGAGTCTGGCGAGTTCGTTGTTCCTGGCTTTGTCAAAATGTCGGTCGTGAACAAGCCCGCTACGGAAGCTCGGATGGGCATAAATCCGTTTACGAAGGAGCCAATGCAGTTCGCCGCGAAGCCGGCAAGCAAGTCGGTCAAGGCGTCACCGCTGAAGGCGGCCAAGGATGCCGTTTGA
- a CDS encoding MBL fold metallo-hydrolase — translation MSGVQMLAIETGIVRLVASTIAACVLLWGHPSAADEMKVTLLGTGTPTPRIGSFSASTLVEAGPEKLLFDMGRGSTVRLFQKRIPLGAITAHFITHLHSDHIVGLPDMWLSGWIGTPWASRKSPMVIFGPTGTVAMTQNLTKAFSEDIRIREDDEHLPPEGVAFNASDIQPGLVYEKNGVQVTAIEVNHGEKIKPAFGYVIEYGGKKVVLSGDTKYDERVANAAKGADLLVHEVAIIEPDLVKDYPSYRDIEAHHTSPEEAGRIFSLAKPKLAVYSHIVFATVKPVQDVPEEALLRRTRATYQGPLVIGHDLMSFSVGDGVSSYGPNGEPIKPLMGDDQR, via the coding sequence ATGTCCGGTGTTCAAATGCTAGCAATCGAAACTGGCATCGTGAGACTGGTTGCTTCTACAATTGCGGCCTGTGTTCTGCTGTGGGGACATCCGTCCGCGGCAGATGAAATGAAGGTAACGTTGCTCGGAACCGGCACACCGACCCCACGCATCGGAAGCTTTAGTGCGTCAACACTCGTCGAGGCCGGACCCGAAAAATTGCTGTTTGATATGGGGCGGGGCTCGACCGTTCGCCTCTTCCAGAAGCGAATTCCGCTCGGCGCGATCACAGCTCATTTCATTACGCATCTCCACTCCGACCATATCGTCGGTTTGCCGGACATGTGGCTCAGCGGCTGGATCGGAACGCCCTGGGCCTCGCGAAAATCCCCGATGGTGATCTTCGGGCCGACAGGCACCGTCGCAATGACGCAGAACCTCACCAAGGCATTCTCGGAGGATATTCGCATTCGCGAGGATGACGAACATCTGCCGCCGGAAGGCGTGGCGTTCAATGCCAGCGACATTCAGCCAGGACTCGTCTATGAGAAAAACGGCGTGCAGGTCACGGCGATCGAGGTCAATCATGGCGAGAAGATCAAGCCAGCCTTCGGCTACGTGATCGAGTATGGCGGCAAGAAAGTCGTTCTATCGGGTGACACCAAATATGACGAGCGCGTCGCGAACGCCGCGAAAGGCGCCGATCTGCTGGTTCACGAGGTCGCAATCATCGAACCTGATCTCGTGAAGGATTATCCCTCTTATCGTGATATCGAAGCCCATCACACCTCACCCGAGGAAGCCGGGCGGATCTTCTCGCTGGCGAAGCCGAAGCTGGCGGTCTATTCGCATATCGTATTTGCGACGGTGAAGCCGGTGCAGGATGTGCCCGAGGAGGCGCTGCTTCGGCGCACTCGCGCGACGTACCAGGGTCCATTAGTCATCGGACACGACCTGATGTCCTTTTCCGTCGGAGACGGCGTGTCGTCCTATGGTCCAAATGGCGAGCCAATCAAGCCGTTGATGGGCGATGACCAGCGCTGA
- a CDS encoding MarR family winged helix-turn-helix transcriptional regulator, producing the protein MSNLKDPSNIDEYLAFRIYNLGKLAARGAGMMLRRELGIGRRDWRILAYVAQRPGLSLGELAEVADIEPELASRGVGKLVGSGIIAKTRLPENKRLLALSLTDAGQALYEQAQRKTKAYNRDFAACLSDEDAHVLDRLLRKLSERAAELTHLQAAAGGQDDIVE; encoded by the coding sequence ATGAGCAATCTGAAGGATCCGTCAAACATCGACGAGTATCTCGCGTTTCGAATCTATAATCTTGGAAAGCTTGCCGCGCGGGGCGCGGGAATGATGCTGCGGCGAGAGTTGGGGATCGGACGCCGAGACTGGCGCATTCTTGCTTACGTTGCGCAACGGCCTGGCTTAAGCCTGGGCGAACTCGCCGAAGTCGCCGACATTGAGCCGGAGCTTGCAAGTCGAGGGGTAGGTAAGCTCGTGGGTAGCGGAATCATTGCGAAGACAAGGCTCCCCGAAAACAAGCGACTCCTGGCACTTTCGCTGACGGATGCTGGGCAGGCCTTGTACGAGCAGGCGCAACGGAAAACCAAGGCGTACAATAGGGATTTCGCAGCGTGTTTGAGCGATGAAGACGCACATGTATTGGACAGACTGCTAAGGAAACTTTCGGAACGAGCTGCGGAGCTCACGCATCTGCAGGCCGCCGCTGGCGGCCAAGATGATATCGTCGAATAG
- a CDS encoding LysR substrate-binding domain-containing protein, with protein sequence MREAENATEEINAMRGLARRTIRVGAVGAIASLILPLAIEGVLKAWPQLTVSVMEGVWDRLAEGLIKHEIDLALSATAETPDEIEAIPDCRWQDRSNIVAATGHPLRRKRKLTLEDTMNERWAITPRGTAPYQQLQQVFRDSGLGLPNIVVETRSVIVLKSLVTRSGFLGWMPESIYDADRRARLVNLLDIPGATSVRTLTAFKRRLGILPAPAAQLLLEIRRLAARPTKW encoded by the coding sequence TTGCGCGAGGCGGAGAACGCGACCGAAGAAATCAACGCGATGCGCGGATTGGCGAGGAGGACGATACGCGTCGGCGCGGTGGGCGCGATCGCGAGTCTCATTCTCCCGCTGGCGATCGAAGGTGTTCTGAAGGCCTGGCCTCAGCTCACTGTGTCGGTCATGGAAGGAGTCTGGGACCGGCTTGCCGAGGGACTGATCAAGCATGAAATCGACCTCGCCCTGAGCGCCACCGCCGAAACGCCCGACGAGATCGAAGCCATTCCCGACTGCCGCTGGCAGGACCGCAGCAATATCGTCGCAGCGACCGGTCACCCGCTGCGCCGGAAGCGAAAGCTGACGCTCGAGGATACAATGAACGAGCGCTGGGCGATCACGCCGCGCGGCACCGCGCCCTACCAGCAACTGCAGCAGGTGTTTCGCGACAGCGGCCTCGGGCTGCCGAACATCGTGGTCGAGACCCGGTCGGTCATCGTCCTCAAGAGCCTCGTGACCCGCTCGGGCTTTCTCGGCTGGATGCCGGAATCGATCTACGACGCGGACCGTCGCGCGCGGTTGGTCAATCTGTTGGACATCCCCGGAGCAACGAGCGTGAGGACGCTGACCGCCTTCAAGCGCCGACTGGGCATTCTACCGGCGCCAGCAGCCCAGCTTCTCTTGGAGATCCGCCGACTGGCAGCACGCCCGACGAAATGGTGA
- the dusA gene encoding tRNA dihydrouridine(20/20a) synthase DusA, which yields MIDISNKTENSMRCRFSVAPMMDWTDRHCRVFHRLLSRRALLYTEMVTTGAVIHGDRRRLLGFDRSEHPVALQLGGSDPGDLATSAKIGEEFGYDEINLNVGCPSDRVKDGRFGACLMAEPALVAACVAAMKRVVRIPVTVKCRIGIDDQDPEVALDTLADAVVDSGADALIVHARKAWLNGLSPKENRDVPPLDYDRVYRLKARLPHVPVIINGGIPGVEAAQQHLAHVDGVMLGRAAYQEPWRLLDVDPVLFGETAPHQTMKDALAALEPYIARQLAEGSRLHAITRHLVGAYHAVPGARAFRRHLAEHGVRPGAGIEVLREAVAMVEARAPAAALA from the coding sequence ATGATTGATATCTCGAATAAAACGGAAAATTCGATGCGTTGTCGCTTCTCGGTGGCGCCGATGATGGATTGGACAGACCGGCATTGCCGGGTGTTCCATCGGCTGCTGTCGCGCCGGGCGCTGCTGTATACGGAGATGGTCACGACCGGCGCGGTCATTCATGGCGATCGCCGGCGGCTGCTCGGCTTCGACCGAAGCGAGCATCCTGTGGCGTTGCAGCTCGGCGGCTCCGATCCAGGCGATCTTGCGACCTCGGCGAAGATTGGCGAGGAGTTCGGCTACGACGAAATCAATCTCAATGTCGGCTGCCCGTCGGACCGGGTGAAAGACGGCCGCTTCGGCGCCTGCCTGATGGCCGAGCCAGCGCTGGTCGCGGCCTGCGTCGCGGCGATGAAGCGCGTGGTGCGCATTCCCGTCACCGTGAAGTGCCGCATCGGCATCGACGATCAGGACCCGGAGGTCGCGCTCGATACGCTGGCGGATGCGGTGGTGGACAGCGGCGCGGACGCGCTGATCGTGCACGCGCGCAAGGCGTGGTTGAACGGCCTGTCGCCGAAGGAGAACCGCGACGTTCCGCCGCTCGACTACGACCGGGTGTACCGGCTGAAGGCGAGGCTGCCGCATGTGCCCGTCATCATCAATGGCGGCATTCCCGGCGTCGAGGCCGCTCAGCAGCATCTGGCGCATGTCGATGGCGTCATGCTCGGCCGCGCCGCCTATCAGGAGCCGTGGCGGCTGCTCGATGTCGACCCTGTGCTGTTCGGCGAGACCGCGCCGCATCAGACCATGAAGGACGCATTGGCTGCGCTCGAGCCGTACATCGCGCGCCAGCTCGCCGAAGGCTCGCGGCTGCACGCGATCACGCGGCATCTCGTCGGCGCCTATCACGCGGTGCCCGGCGCGCGTGCGTTTCGCCGTCATCTTGCGGAGCACGGCGTCAGGCCTGGAGCGGGCATCGAGGTGCTGCGCGAGGCAGTCGCGATGGTCGAAGCGCGCGCGCCGGCGGCCGCGCTCGCCTGA
- a CDS encoding pyridoxal phosphate-dependent aminotransferase — MPLLHRRAWLLLAGAATLSPPTPVMSDSPPHPPIRLALNENPFGPSPLAVAAIEADLAGLARYTGGEVDELTAAIAARENVAADQIVLGENLNVLGLHLAAQGGPGGTFVYSEPGYTALVDAVAPAGGTVVGVPLNDRLENDLPAIAAAVGERTRAVYLVNPHNPSGTVSDTALFIEAVRGLSARALVIVDEAYLEFMPDYQARTVAPLVRDGGNVAVFRTFSKIYGLASLAIGYTLAPKPLAAALKQMGIGAFFGLNRLSLVAASASLRDRDYVDAVRTKVAAEREAWHALLRQHKRRFSASQANFVFFDCGRPHPDAAAALAARGIIIGRVQPHFDTWLRISIGLPHENAIARQAVAELLPPP, encoded by the coding sequence GTGCCCCTGCTCCACCGCCGCGCATGGCTGTTGCTGGCCGGGGCCGCAACGCTGAGCCCGCCAACTCCCGTGATGTCCGACAGTCCGCCCCATCCGCCGATCCGGCTTGCCCTCAACGAGAACCCATTCGGGCCCTCGCCTCTCGCCGTCGCGGCGATCGAGGCCGATCTCGCGGGCCTCGCGCGCTACACTGGAGGTGAAGTCGACGAGCTGACGGCTGCGATCGCCGCCCGCGAAAACGTTGCGGCTGACCAGATCGTACTCGGCGAGAACCTCAACGTGCTCGGGCTCCATCTCGCCGCACAGGGCGGGCCCGGTGGCACGTTCGTCTATTCGGAGCCTGGCTACACGGCGCTGGTCGATGCGGTGGCTCCGGCCGGCGGCACAGTCGTCGGCGTGCCGCTGAACGACCGGCTCGAGAACGACCTGCCCGCGATTGCGGCGGCCGTCGGCGAGCGGACGCGCGCGGTCTACCTCGTCAATCCGCACAATCCATCGGGCACGGTGAGCGACACCGCCCTGTTCATCGAGGCCGTGCGCGGGCTTTCGGCGCGTGCGCTGGTGATCGTCGACGAGGCCTATCTCGAATTCATGCCGGACTACCAGGCGCGCACGGTGGCGCCGCTGGTGCGCGATGGCGGCAACGTCGCCGTGTTCCGAACCTTCTCCAAGATCTACGGGCTCGCGAGTCTCGCGATCGGCTACACGCTGGCGCCGAAGCCTTTGGCCGCGGCGCTGAAGCAGATGGGCATCGGCGCCTTCTTCGGGCTGAACCGGCTGAGCCTCGTGGCCGCCTCGGCCAGCCTTCGCGATCGCGACTATGTGGACGCTGTCCGCACCAAGGTCGCGGCCGAGCGCGAGGCGTGGCACGCGCTGTTGCGCCAACACAAGCGGCGCTTCAGTGCCTCACAGGCCAATTTCGTGTTCTTCGATTGCGGTCGTCCGCATCCGGACGCCGCGGCAGCGCTGGCGGCGCGCGGCATCATCATCGGCCGCGTGCAGCCGCATTTCGACACCTGGCTGCGCATCTCGATCGGCCTTCCGCACGAGAATGCGATCGCACGGCAGGCCGTGGCGGAGCTGCTGCCGCCGCCATGA
- a CDS encoding TIGR02281 family clan AA aspartic protease yields the protein MNKIALVLVTMVLTAGAVIVYKDPEQAALASDTVSEVLRSRALRAKASPPTNAVEIERTRGGEFALRAKINGVAAPMVVDTGATSVVLTYETAKAAGLPLELLEYDVDVETAGGHTKAARLTLDRLAIGRLVERSVPALVVPHGQMKTNLLGMSFLDRLERWEVRSDRLMLHGYPDRS from the coding sequence ATGAACAAGATCGCGCTGGTTCTCGTCACGATGGTGCTCACCGCAGGCGCCGTCATCGTCTACAAGGATCCCGAACAGGCGGCACTCGCCAGCGACACCGTGTCCGAGGTGCTGCGCAGCCGCGCCCTCAGGGCCAAGGCCAGCCCTCCGACCAACGCGGTCGAGATCGAGCGCACCAGGGGCGGCGAGTTCGCGTTGCGCGCCAAGATCAACGGTGTCGCCGCGCCGATGGTGGTCGACACCGGCGCCACCTCGGTGGTGCTGACCTACGAGACCGCCAAGGCTGCAGGCCTGCCGCTGGAGCTGCTGGAATACGACGTCGACGTCGAGACCGCAGGCGGACACACCAAGGCGGCGCGGCTGACGCTGGACCGCCTCGCGATCGGCAGACTGGTGGAGCGCTCGGTGCCGGCGCTCGTGGTGCCGCATGGCCAGATGAAGACCAATTTGCTTGGCATGAGCTTCCTCGACCGGCTGGAACGCTGGGAGGTGCGCTCCGACCGGCTGATGCTGCACGGTTATCCCGACCGCAGTTGA
- a CDS encoding DUF1289 domain-containing protein, translating to MSQDTPCIAVCMIDPKTKLCFGCGRTLPEIARWGRMARDERLALMDGLGARMHDAGLPAMTRKHD from the coding sequence ATGAGCCAAGACACGCCGTGCATTGCCGTCTGCATGATCGATCCGAAAACGAAGCTCTGCTTCGGCTGCGGCCGCACGCTGCCGGAGATCGCGCGCTGGGGCCGCATGGCGCGCGACGAGCGGCTCGCGTTGATGGACGGGCTGGGCGCGCGCATGCACGACGCCGGCCTGCCCGCGATGACGCGAAAGCACGACTGA
- a CDS encoding sensor histidine kinase, giving the protein MSKPAERPEIVELPADAPALAPASQRRAAQQRVREARDRLTSTSGTRPAFDRELLRQYAQTRISASYIVMLLVVATGLMLSVWLHALAAGAWTAGVLCIHAAIVRNCSNFLADQPSLAATRRWRTRFVLLDLLYGVCWMAILIHPALAEVSGTLMMFLMLLVIAVSSMLAANLPVAAVAVTAPVTVAITLSLALSGTLDNYLLAGFAVAAECYFVLLAHQLHSTTLATLEARAEKDALIGELEQAKSISDEARYRAEAANVAKSRFLAQMSHELRTPLNAILGFSEVMKSEIFGVHAVPVYKEYSADIHNSGVHLLNLINEILDLSRIEAGRYELNEEAVALVHVIADCHHLLKLRATSRGLTIHEVFEQNMPRLWADERAIRQVVLNLLSNAIKFTPQGGDIWLKAGWTASGGQYLSVKDTGSGIPENEIPIVLASFGQGSNSIKSAEQGAGLGLPIAKNLIEMHGGTFTLKSKVRIGTEVIVTFPPERVMSALAPLSDEAPPLQPDAATAPAQEKRRLRKPIMNAGTGL; this is encoded by the coding sequence ATGAGTAAACCCGCTGAAAGGCCCGAGATTGTCGAGCTTCCGGCCGATGCGCCGGCGCTTGCACCGGCAAGTCAGCGCCGGGCCGCGCAGCAACGGGTGCGCGAGGCGCGCGACCGGTTAACGTCGACCTCGGGAACGCGACCGGCATTCGATCGCGAGTTGCTGCGCCAATATGCGCAGACCCGCATCTCCGCATCCTACATCGTGATGCTGCTCGTGGTTGCGACCGGGCTGATGCTCAGTGTCTGGCTGCATGCGCTGGCGGCCGGCGCCTGGACGGCCGGCGTGCTCTGCATCCATGCCGCGATCGTCCGCAATTGCTCGAACTTCCTCGCCGACCAGCCGTCGCTGGCGGCGACGCGGCGCTGGCGCACGCGCTTCGTGCTGCTCGACCTGCTCTATGGCGTGTGCTGGATGGCGATCCTGATCCACCCGGCTCTGGCCGAGGTGTCGGGCACGCTGATGATGTTCCTGATGCTGCTGGTGATCGCCGTCTCCAGCATGCTCGCCGCCAATCTGCCGGTCGCGGCCGTTGCGGTGACGGCACCGGTGACGGTCGCGATCACGCTCAGCCTCGCACTGTCGGGCACGCTCGATAACTACCTGCTGGCCGGATTCGCAGTCGCAGCCGAATGCTATTTCGTGCTGCTCGCTCACCAGCTGCATTCGACCACGCTGGCGACCCTCGAAGCCCGCGCCGAGAAGGACGCGCTGATCGGCGAGCTCGAGCAGGCCAAGTCGATCTCGGATGAGGCGCGCTACCGCGCCGAGGCCGCCAATGTCGCGAAGTCGCGCTTCCTCGCCCAGATGAGCCACGAGCTGCGCACGCCGCTGAACGCCATCCTCGGCTTTTCCGAGGTGATGAAGAGCGAGATCTTCGGCGTCCATGCGGTGCCCGTCTACAAGGAATATTCCGCCGACATCCACAATTCGGGCGTGCACCTGCTCAACCTGATCAACGAGATCCTCGACCTCTCGCGCATCGAGGCCGGCCGCTACGAGCTGAACGAGGAGGCCGTGGCGCTGGTGCACGTCATCGCCGACTGCCATCATCTGCTGAAGCTGCGCGCCACCAGCCGCGGCCTCACCATTCACGAGGTGTTCGAGCAGAACATGCCGCGGCTGTGGGCCGACGAGCGCGCCATCCGCCAGGTCGTGCTCAACCTGCTGTCCAATGCGATCAAGTTCACGCCGCAAGGCGGCGATATCTGGCTGAAGGCCGGCTGGACCGCCTCCGGCGGACAATATCTCAGCGTCAAGGACACCGGTTCCGGCATTCCGGAAAACGAGATTCCGATCGTGCTCGCCTCGTTCGGCCAGGGCTCGAACTCGATCAAGTCAGCCGAGCAGGGCGCCGGCCTCGGCCTGCCGATCGCCAAGAACCTGATCGAGATGCATGGCGGCACGTTCACGCTCAAGTCGAAGGTCCGCATCGGCACCGAGGTGATCGTTACCTTCCCGCCGGAGCGGGTGATGTCGGCGCTCGCGCCCTTATCTGACGAAGCGCCGCCATTGCAGCCCGACGCTGCGACCGCCCCCGCTCAGGAGAAGCGACGGCTCCGCAAACCGATCATGAATGCCGGAACGGGACTGTGA